A DNA window from Drosophila virilis strain 15010-1051.87 chromosome 4, Dvir_AGI_RSII-ME, whole genome shotgun sequence contains the following coding sequences:
- the LOC6628578 gene encoding uncharacterized protein: protein MRTITLCLLLLVSGSCLLGSSASDADSFDFEEVEAYGFIKSMEKALKKALTTVRGVNCTIKEVIEVMLATTNYVDAIDACGTAIPKDIAKIVKNCKSIIALCEDIIHLNSTICADEEDGKMTTSKCFLGLFEAIMKLTYKINTTLKLIAKLPADTESCFLDATKEVEQSYNDFLPNIDKCIEQM, encoded by the exons ATGAGAACTATAACTCTTTGCCTGTTGCTGCTCGTCTCCGGCAGCTGTCTGCTGGGCTCATCG GCCAGCGATGCCGATTCGTTTGACTTTGAGGAGGTGGAAGCCTATGGCTTCATCAAGTCGATGGAGAAGGCCCTCAAGAAGGCGCTGACCACGGTGCGTGGCGTTAATTGCACCATCAAAGAGGTGATTGAGGTGATGCTTGCGACGACCAACTATGTGGATGCCATCGATGCCTGTGGCACGGCCATACCCAAGGATATTGCCAAAATTGTCAAGAACTGCAAGAGCATTATAGCCCTGTGCGAGGATATCATACATCTGAATAGCACAATTTGCGCCGATGAGGAGGATGGCAAAATGACCACCTCCAAATGCTTCTTGGGCCTGTTTGAGGCCATCATGAAACTGACCTATAAGATAAACACCACCCTGAAGCTGATCGCCAAGCTGCCAGCCGATACGGAAAGCTGTTTCCTCGATGCCACCAAAGAGGTGGAGCAGAGCTATAATGACTTTTTGCCAAACATCGATAAGTGTATCGAGCAAATGTAA